The Rhinatrema bivittatum chromosome 10, aRhiBiv1.1, whole genome shotgun sequence DNA segment GGATGAGAACGGGTTCTACGTACAATTTCTCGGTTAAAGTCGAGGCTCCATCAGCAAAGAATCCTCTTATGCAAAGCTCGTTTAAGGCGTATTCAATCTGTGGTGGGGTAAACGGTACCAGCTtcagggaaaaagaaaacaatacgTTCAGCTTTGGGTTTATTTTTTACGCCGACGTCTTGAGTGCTCGTGAATGGATCCAGATTGATAGCTCTAGGAGCCAAAATCTTCCCATGACCCATAGACCAGAGAAGATGCAAGAAGAGGTGATGAACGCTTCCTTTGACCATGTGGAGGAGGCTAGAAAGACTTGGAGTGTTCACAGAGGGCTAAAGGACTATGAGGGGGAATACAGGCActaatagcagataaagacctcaAGACCTCTCCAATCTGCCCATTTTCTTTACTTATAATACTGCAGACCTTACCTGATTTCTGGTTTTATCTTCACTTCCTCATAGCTAACGATCTTTGGCGCTTGCCCTGTGCTTTCTTGAGTTCTGATACCACTTTGACCCCCAGCAGCTTCTCTAGGAGGCTTTGTGTCTAAGACGCCCacacaaacatttacatggaGATCCATCTAAGGTAGACAGAACTCTTAGAGCCACAGGGAAAGGGTTAAAACTGATTCAGGATTAATTTACTTCAAGAGAAAAATTGCAGTCTGGGAAGAGTTACCCATCAGGTCTAACGGGGGCAGATTCACTGAGAGATTCTatgtttagttatttatttatttgaagagttttatataccgttattcggaaagccatcataacggtttacaaaggaatacattttaacaaagagGTTATTAGATATCAACAAACATGTTGTAGTAACAATAATGTTCCCTAATTCCTATCGATGCTGGGATGCCTATAGACCCGGTTCATCTGCAAGTGTCTAGGAGAGTTGGAAGATGTCTGGTTATCATAAAACCAAGATCTTTATTTCATCTAAAACTTAACCCTGTGACTACCATTCTCTATCGAACGGTGACAGACAGGACTTGAAGGTTCACTATGATAAATTCTGCCGTGTTTTTCCGGCCCTCGGTTAAGTTGTGCCAAGTTTCTTCACAGCAGCTCTGACAAAATATCATAACAGGTAGAAAGCCAACGTGGGCTAGGTTTGTTCTAATGGAATTGGTCCAAACCTTTTATGGGACACATTTCAATCTAGGTGCAAAGTATGAGTGTGCACGTGCACTCACGTAACCTTAGtgaattgctgctgctgctctttctgTGAGCAGATGGAAATACAATTACATCCTCAATCTAAGGATCGCCTGCTTTTGAATCCATGCATACTGTGAGCCATTTCACAGGATTCGGTTCTCACGCCAGCTGGATCCCTTTGGAAAGGGTCCCTCCCATTGTAACCGTTTCCCATAAATTAACCCTTTATCTACTCTGCCTCCAGCAAAATGAACACCCAAATAGGTTTATACATCACAAAACAGAAAAGCGAAGCCTTAATCTCACGTTTACAACCTCTGCAAAAGGGTCGCTGGGGCATAAATTGGAAATAATGCACAACACGGCGCTTGGCAAAGGGATTTCCGTGCCcgagcttttctttttttctgccgaTTTCCATGTTACGTGAGCTTTCAGGAGCACAGAGGTCCCCTCCTACAGGATCTCTAAGGCTCCCCTACAGCGATATTGCTGGAGAATGCCAATGTCTCCCACCACAGCAGAACGAAATGAGAACACCTTAATTATGTACTGTATGTTCCACTTGTTGGATAGGGGGgtataaatataattttaaataacataaataaataaatatatgactaCAAGACTTCTCTGGAGCAAGGAAATGCAAACGCGGGGATTTCCATTCATCTGCCCAGCCCTTCACACCACACCACGTCCTTTGCTCTCAGCGGGGTCTCTCGCCGGCCCACAGAATTCCTAAACCCGAAACGTACCTTGTGTCCCGCCTGCTCAAGCAGGGTTTTGGTTTCCTGGATAGCCCGTCTCACAGCCGGTGGTGGCAGGAAATATCCATCCGTATCATAGTACCCGATGGTGAGGGGCGCGGTGCTGGCGTACACctgcagggagaggagaggggagccggCTTATTGGCAGAGAGTGCTGTAGTGAGCCAGGCACCCCAGAAAAGGGCTCGTTCACGCTCAGGTTAGGACTATCTGTGAGAAGGGAAGTGGAGTCAGTTATAATAAAGAGTGGTAGCCTTTTGTTAAAGGTGATGGTTTCACTGGGATAACTTTTGATTCTTTAAAAGGCCCTTAGGGTTTCAGTCACTCTGAGGCTCTTCTGCTCTCACAATCTTGTCCCGCCACGAGTCACCACACTGGCGCTCAGGTTGCTGTTCAACAATAAAAGTTGAACAGGTTTACAAACGTCCAATCAGCACAAAAAAAATTGTCTCAGTTTCTTATCCTCTAAATATACACAACATTCAGTTCAGTCAGCTCACATGGGTAGGGACTGGCCTTTCCTGGGAACCCTCCAGAACCTGTTAAGCAGGCAGATACCGTCTCTCTTCCCTCAACTTTGTCCCCTTAGATGAGTTTTCAGTGGAAAATTCCCCCGTGCACAGGTTTCTTTTCCCACGAGCAAGGCAGCTTCTCTCCCTTGAAGAATTCCCCACTTTTCAGGTATAATTTCCTCATCTCTCTTCTGATGAAATGGAGGTATTCTTCCTGATCTCTCATCCCACTCTTCTCCACCCCGGGAGCTCTGGGCACCTCTCCCTTTGGCCCCTCCTGCCATGACCTTCCAGAAATCCTCTTCTGGTAGAATCTCCTCTCCCAGGACTTCCCTGTGGCCTAATGCCACCGCTACCCCTTTCAGATTTCAAGTCATTCTCGTGCACTCCTCTGCATGTACTGACTCCCATGAGCCCTCCCAAGTCCTCCTACCACGCTAACATCACATTACAGGCAAGGGCTGGTTGAGACCCCACACCATGGGCactcataagaacttgccatgctgagtcagaccaagggtccatcaagcccagcatcctgtttccaacagtggccaatccaggccacaagaacctggcaagtacctggaAAGCATCGGACAAGTTCCAAAGGTTTTTTGCTATCAGAAAACTCACCCATTGTCTTAGCTTTCCTCTCTGGTTGTTTGCTGTTACCTGTCCTCAGTAATACACCTGACATTTCCATCCTTGTCAATGACAAACAGCAGGCCTGATGCTGGTGCCTGTGCACCGGTTGTGTGTGGCTAACACGCGTGGCACCTAGATCCGTGCTTTGCAGTCATCGCACCACTGGCGCCCAGTTCTCAAGCAAGGGCCCAGAAGTAACATCCCTGCTCAGCAGTAATAAGAACTGTGATCCCATCTCTGTGGGCATAAGCTGTGCTTATAGAATTGAAAAGCAGGTGAATAGTTTGGTGCAGCTCTGTATGTGCttagaggaactaaaaaataatatCCATTCCCAAGCGAagcaaaaccaaaccaaaacaaggAAAATTAAGTATTAATTGTATAGTGCCACATGAGGGCATGGCGCTGCACTAGACAATCCTCACAATTACGATGTCCCTGCCCCATGGAGCTAACACTCAGAGCTGGAAGGTGATACAGAGCATGATGGAGAGGAGAACAACCCTgggcagaatataagaatttggAAGTAAATGAAGTCTTTCCTGCACTCTCCTGTTTGTATCGAGCCATGGCacgaccgcaccttgagtaccgtCTGCGGCTCTGGTCGCCCCATTTCCAAAACTACATAGCCAACagagaaaagggacagagaagggcaactaaaatgataaaggggatgggatggCTCGCTTatggagaaaggttaaacagatCAGGGCTCTTGAGCATGGAAAGGAGAAGACTGAGAAGGGATAcgtttgagatttataaaataagaacataagaaaatgccatactgggtcagaccaagggtcgatcaagcccagcatcctgcctccaacagtggccaatccaggccataagaacctggcaagtacccaaaaactaagtctattccatgttaccgttgctagtaatagcagtggctaatttctaagtcaacttaattaatagcaggtaatggacttctcctccaagaacttatccaatccttttttaaacacagctacactaactgcactaaccacatcctctggcaacaaattccagagttaattgtgcgttgagtaaaaaagaactttctccgattagttttaaatgtgccccatgctaacttcatggagtgccccctagtctttctactatccgaaagagtaaataaccgattcacatctacccgttcatgagtgaggtggaacgggtaaatagggagcagttatttaccctttcaaacaacactaggactagaggaCTCTCCATGAAATGagcaaccggcagatttaaagcaaatcttAGGAAACATTTTTCTCACTCAGCGCACAAACAAGATTATGGActctgttgccggaggatgtggtcaaggcaagtaACATAGTGAGGTTTCAAAAAACGACTAGACAagatcctgaaggaaaagtccacaaacagttattagccaggtagacttgggaaagccagcgctcaCCCCTGGGTGTGAGAGACAAGAAATAGAGCAACTTTTGGggatctgacaggtacttgtgacctggattggccactgtcggaaacagggtgctgggctcaatggaccttgctctgacccagcatggcacctctTTTGTTCTTATCTACTTATTATTGTATGCAATGTGCAGATATTTTAGTGAAAAATCTTTATTTCACAACAGTAAAATATTAGCAAAACATTGGCTAGAGGCCCTATATTATCACAATGTTATACTTTAGATGCCTCAGCAATTTGGGTGAAAGCCAAGGCAattctatttttaaataaaaaagagagagggagaagaccTGAAAATGTGAATTTTTAGAGTACATCAATCCACCAGAAGCAAACCAACCCCACTACGACATGACCTGCGGGCCAGTTTCAGACGCTGGCTCTCTCTTAGTGAGAAACCCCTTCTAGTGGTGAAAGGTAGCAGAGCTTCTACAGCTTGATCGACAGCAGCGCCTCCTTTAGGCTGACTGGTCAAGCTGCAGTTACTGGGTCTGGGCCCCAGCCGAGATGTCCCCTCGCAACTTTAAACTGCTGTGGGCAGGACATAAATCTGCCTGATCCTTTACCTCGTCTCTGAAGGGGACGGGAGGCACGGAGGGGTCCAGGTGGAACATGTGGTCGCACAGGAGCGCCTTCATGCACAGCGCCAGGCTGTCCACGTCCCGCGCCATCGGCCCCGGCATCATCACCGCTACAATTTAAAAGTACAGACATACATAAGAAGCAGCCCCTGGCTAACCTCCTGCAACTGGAGTCTCTGTGGGCTGAGATAACGTTTTCATTAGACCAGCAAAAAACACCTGTTGCAGAACCTGAGCTCCGAAGGACTCGTAAGTCTCAGTCCCCATGTGGAGAAGGGGGCCCGTGTGGTTTCGAGAGGCTGTGGACCATGATAGccttgctgctggccctttaaaagttatCATGGCCTACAGAGACTCCGTAGGGCTACCAGTTCAGTTCACTACGGAACGGGCAAGTTCACTTCTGTCAGAAGTGCAAGGGCAGGAGCAGGGAGTAAGTGCAAAGCCACATAATGTTGCTTTACAGTTCCAGGAGCTGCTCAAGCCCGGTCTTCACTTTTAAAGGCAAAGGGGATCTGAGACGCAGGAAAAATGTGCTTCATTCACACCTGGGACCAGATTAGGGTCATTAAAGGCTTCCTCATGCTCAGAATACAATTTCCACTTTCACAGTGAAAGTCCTGTTGCTTTGGCACTGTGTGTGGGACCTTGACATAGGATACGTTAATGGAGATTAGGGATTGCTTCCTTAacgaggtaagatttcttctccTCCCACCTACGCTCTATAAACACAGCCACCGGTGGCTCAGAATTCAGGACAAGTCTGGGAAGAGAACCTACAAGTTAAGATATTTATTATCCCTCTTGATATTCTAAAGGTCCGTGTGGGTAAACTTTCTCCCTGACAAGATATAAAGAAGCAGTGACGGAGGCAGGGCCACGTTTTAGCTTGTGAGCTTTCACACTGCTGTGGATCGATGGAGGACTTGGTTTTTTCCATTGCTGTTCAATCCCGAAACataaaattcaatataaaatgaTTGAAGGAAAAGCTTTTAAGCGTCTCCTTTTCACGCTTCCTCCTCCCCAGCCTTCGGGGGTTTCTGGGGCTGTGAAAGCCGTGCTTTATCCAATGGCAGCACCTGCGTGCTTTTACCCATCTCTAAATCCTAGGCAGTCCAAAAGAGGGCAAGCGAAGGTGCGACCTACCTGAGGACATCCCGCTGACGGGAGTGCTGCAGCCGAAGCCACTAGAGAAGGGAAGACAGAAATAGCAAACAAATAAGAAATAAAAGTGATCTGGATTCACAGGCCGTCtttgcaataatcagtgcttaAAGTGCATGTTCAGAGCAGGCAGAGGAAAGCTGTGATATGTGTTAGGCTCCAAAGCTATGACTGCAGCTCCAGAAGGAAACAGATAGAGGTCATGCAGAGGAGGCAACAAAGGCATTCCCCAATCTGTCGTATAAAAAGGACCTCAATATGTATGAAaccagaggagaggaggaagaaagggaagatgtTAGAGACAGCGAAATATTTCAGAGCTATAAATAACGTACAGTCAGCAAACATTATTTTCACTGGCTTGAAAGTTCTAGAATAGGAGGCCATATACATCTTTCCCCGTTCTAATTTCTGGCAAAAAAATGCCACAAatctttcattcatttttcacCAAAAGCTCACATAAGCAGGTTATCAGGatagagatagatatatagagatagagatagatatatatagatatatagatatatatttttcccCAGAATCTCACCACCCTTGTTTTGTGTGCGAAATTGATGTTTTTTGCAAATACATTGTACAGAATATTTGGACAAAAGGTTttgcaaaaaaaagcaaaaaccgcCAAGTTCTGATGAAAAGAAACACTTTCTTGTGAGCATCCTCGACCAACGGGAGTTGAGCCAGAAACGTTCAGGTGTTACAGGCTCTGACCTCAGTTGTAATTGTCCCCCTCACCACTAGAGGGGGCACAGTTGAAGGGAAACCAGTATCTCTTAGAATCCCGTTTCCTGCAACACTGCCTTGCTTCTATTTTACAGCATTCGCACTAAGGAGAAAAGGTATTTCTCAGCACCACACAGCTTCCAGGACATGCAGGCTGTACCTGACTCGGTTTCCCGAGGGCTTGATGCCACAGACCCCACAGAAGCTGCAAGGCATGCGGATACTGCCCAGCACGTCTGTCCCCATGCCCAGGATCGAGCCTCCTCCCGCAATCAGAGCTGCCTCTCCTCCCGTGGAGCCACCGCATGTCTTCTTGTTGTTGTGAGGATTGAGGGTCTGGCCGAAGATAGAGTTGCTGCAGTCGAAGCTAGATGGGATGGAAAGCAGGAGGTTAAGATTTGGTAGACCTATTTCTCCCTACAGGACCTCCCCAACACCCAGGCTCTTGCTATTTCCCTTCAGGCACTCCTAGGCAGGCAGCTGACCTCAGCTTTGGTCATCTCAGGTGCTACTACTGAGTCTAGGATCCCCTATAAACCAGAATAGGTCAAAAGCCATCTGGCACTGGCCTGTGTGGAGGGAGGTTCGGCTGTCTCTGTCATAACTCCCATGGGGCCTTAAATTTAGAGTCAAGAGATGAGGGTTCCCCGTATGCTCCCTGCCCACTTCTCTGTAGAGTGCATGCCCTGGGACCACACTGACCAAAGGGGCAAAGCAGAGCAAGGGGACAGCCATGTTTGGGGCTTTGCCACTGTCTTCTTTTGCCCAGGCAAGAGAATTTGGGAGTTTAGGCACTTTTACAgaattaaataataaatgaatgtatataaatatattcaGTTAATAGCCCtaaaaaatattacatttatatatttatgtaaaccaacctgatttgatatttgtatcgagaacgtcggtatataaaaatgctaaataaataaataaattacatgttGATGCCACGTTGTAATTGCCAACTGTGTTGTGTAACCTGCAAAtcagttgattaaaaaaaaagttatctaaAAATGTATCTGCAAAAATGTCATTGTACTTGAGCTTCTGAGTTCACCAAACTCCATTCTTCGGATGTGGCCAAATGTGGTTTCAAAAACTTGTGTACATCAGGAGATAATTCTTCTGCTGGCCCAATGAAAGGTATCGGAGGCCACAAAAAGCCCACTGTTCTCCAGGACCAGCTCAGCTACACCATCTCCCTCCTCCAAATCCTCCCCTTCCCGCCGCCCTCCTTCAGGGGGGCTCTAAGAGACATCCCAGAAATGAGTCTGAAACTTGGCCACACTAGCACACTGCTGAAAGAGTACTGGAAGAGTATCATGGTATTGGAAGAGTACTGGAAGAGTATCAGGGTATTGGAAGAGTATCAGAGTATTGGAAGAGTATCAGAGTATTGGAAGAGTATCAGAGTATTGGAAGAGTATCAGGATACTGGAAGAGTACGTTACTTGATCATGGACTGCGGGATGTTGGTCTTAACAAACGGAATTGCTCCCTGTTTCTTCAGCACTTGCACGACCACAGAGTCCTCTGGATCCGTCACGCCAAGGAAGTGCACCAGCCCACAATGAGAGTCGTGCCCCTACGGGAGAAGAAGATGCATGAAGCATGCAGGGCTGACAGATCTGGCAACAGTGGCCGCAAATGTTAGCAGGAATGTAGCTGTGCATAGACCCTATCCAGCCtagagtttctttttttttttgtcctgtattttattggttaTGTTTTTATACTTTTCTGGAATGACAGAGAAGCACCTTTTATTATGGTCACATCACCACTCTATAAATCTCCTTCCTATGCTTTGTTCCTATTTTACATCTGTCTGTGTGAAGCCCTGATTTAAGATCTGAAGTGGCGTAAGTTTCGTGGATCGCTGCAGTCACCACATAAACCATGGTCCAGAATTTGGAGCCCCTCTCAGTCTCTGCTTAGCTGAAGTCTTAGCCTGACTTGGTATTTAAGTATTGAAACAGTGGTCTGTTCACATCAGGCAGGTTGAGACCATGCACCGGCCGTGGGAGCTGAAACAGGAGATTGTAAAGGAACTTGCAGGATCAACATTTGTTTTCTCCAATATCCCCTATTAACCTCAGGGGCCTCACTGTAACCCTCACGGTGTGCATTGATTCTCCATGGGATATCTTGTTACATATCGCACCGCTTACCATTCTTTCACGTCTGTACTTACTGTAGCAGGCTGCAgctgttagtttaaaaaaacaaacagatgtgCCTTAGTTACCAGATCTGATGATGGTGTGCAATAAAGAGCCAGCCTTTGCCAGTTCCAGTAGGTGCAGGAAGAGACCTGGCGTTGACCTTATTCGTTAGAGCCTTATTGCCATAATTATGTTTGAACTAATAAGGACTCATCCAGCTACCTTGCTGTAAGAGGTCTGGGCCGCCTCTCCTGCTATTGTGGCAACCCCCTACCCCGggttggccaccagatgtcattATCCCTGTTCAGGAGCCATCCACCCCCTCACGCTTCCCacctggagggctgtggttggatGCCTCAGTGCTATTTGGCCCATTCATTTTAGAACAGgttgggatcagtttgaggaaacCTCGGAACAGAGAGGACGTTTAAGTTTtactctctggtgaggcctcccagctccGGTTACAAGTGAGACCtcaccgtgcactccctgccagagggtccttctacCACTgatttacagaagagagagatttttacgCCCGATTCCCTTTTGGGGTGAAAGGGCTCTTAACCAGAGCCCACTCTGAACCCTAGGTGGACGGGCACCAGCGACAGACAGGGAGGGCTGAAGGTGTGGCCAGCCTTATCTTTGGAAGTATGTTTTGGACACAGAcagtgtggggaggtttttggatcacCCCCTCCCCACAGAGATTGCAGTGCTTAGGTGGCCTGATCCCCTTCTGACTTTCCCCCAGTAACAACAAGCAAGGATGAAAGAGAAACACTGGGAGACCCCCAACCGGATCCCACCCAAGGGACCTGGTCAGGCTGGGTATCCACAAAGGAGGAGATGAAGCAAGGTaggattttttttctggattccCAGGTTAGGCGCTGGGTGAGCCTTGTACAAGTAACATCACCACCGGGAGCTCCACCCAGATGCAGGAACAAAAGATTCCTACCTACAGAGAAAATCATTCCTGCATGacagtcagatgtaacttcagtACTATGGGCAAATGGACTTTAGCACCCAGatcctggtcctgtctgatttgtCCCACCACCTCACCCCATGGGATGCACCTGCAGCCCTCACACACTGAAAGCAAGTCACCATGGTCCGGGCCATACCCCAGGATTAAGAGTTAAGCATGGGAGTAAaatgctagccggagcagccccgaaGAGAAAATAAATGTGTTTGCTTGCCCTTGGGACTGAAACCCCTAGTAAGGGTTAAACTATGGAAGGCAAAGGATTGCGGAAAGGGATTCAGCAGCCCTCGGACAGCTGTGGTGCCCATGACCATAAAGCCTGTGGAACGCAAGTTAACAGACTGCCAGCAACAGCTTGGGAAAGGGAAAATGCAGCAAATACCTTGAAGCCCACATTGTCCTTTAAGCTTATCGGGACCCCGTAAAGAAGACCTTTCTCTTTCTGCTCTTTGATATGCTGGAGCTGAGCCTCGCACTCGGGAAGGAAGTCCGTCAGGCAGTTCAGTTCGCTGTTCACCTCCAAGGCCTGGAAATGAAAAAGTGGGCAGAAGTGAGGAGTGAAAATGAACTGTTTCTATGCAGAGCGGGGATGATGCGTGATCTTTGTACAGAACAATCTCCTCCTACACTGCCAACCTCCCGACAGGGACCTGGCACATGAAGCAACAGCTGAAACGAATGAAGAAAGGGACCTGAGCATAGCTGTCAGTGCACATCTACCTTTctgtctcctccttctcctcctacaCTGCCAACCTCCCGACAGGGACCTGGCACGTGAAGGAACAGCTGAGACGAATGCAGAAAGGGACCCAAGCATAGCTGTCGGTGAATGTCTACCTTTctgtctcctccttctcctcctacaCTGCCAACCTCCCGACAGGGACCTGGCACGTGAAGGAACAGCTGAGACGAATGCAGAAAGGGACCCAAGCATAGCTGTCGGTGAATGTCTACCTTTctgtctcctccttctcctcctacaCTGCCAACCTCCCGACAGGGACCTGGCACGTGAAGGAACAGCTGAGACGAATGCAGAAAGGGACCCAAGCATAGCTGTCGGTGAATGTCTACCTTTctgtctcctccttctcctcctacaCTGCCAACCTCCCGACAGGGACCTGGCACATGAAGCAACAGCTGAGACGAATGCAGAAAGGGACCCAAGCATAGCTGTCGGTGCACATCTACCTTTCtgtctcatcctcctcctcctacacTGCCAACCTCCCGACAGGGACCTGGCACGTGAAGGAACAGCTGAGACGAATGCAGAAAGGGACCCAAGCATAGCTGTCGGTGAATGTCTACCTTTctgtctcctccttctcctcctacaCTGCCAACCTCCCGACAGGGACCTGGCACGTGAAGGAACAGCTGAGACGAATGCAGAAAGGGACTCAAGCATAGCTGTCGGTGAATGTCTACCTTTctgtctcctccttctcctcctacaCTGCCAACCTCCCGACAGGGACCTGGCACGTGAAGGAACAGCTGAGACGAATGCAGAAAGGGACCCAAGCATAGCTGTCGGTGCACGTCTACCTTTCtgtctcatcctcctcctcctacacTGCCAACCTCCCGACAGGGACCTGGCACGTGAAGGAACAGCTGAGACGAATGCAGAAAGGGACCCAAGCATAGCTGTCGGTGAATGTCTACCTTTctgtctcctccttctcctcctacaCTGCCAACCTCCCGACAGGGACCTGGCACGTGAAGGAACAGCTGAGACGAATGCAGAAAGGGACCCAAGCATAGCTGTCGGTGAATGTCTACCTTTctgtctcctccttctcctcctacaCTGCCAACCTCCCGACAGGGACCTGGCACGTGAAGGAACAGCTGAGACGAATGCAGAAAGGGACCCAAGCATAGCTGTCGGTGCACGTCTACCTTTCtgtctcatcctcctcctcctacacTGCCAACCTCCCGACAGGGACCTGGCACGTGAAGGAACAGCTGAGACGAATGCAGAAAGGGACCCAAGCATAGCTGTCGGTGAATGTCTACCTTTctgtctcctccttctcctcctacaCTGCCAACCTCCCGACAGGGACCTGGCACGTGAAGGAACAGCTGAGACGAATGCAGAAAGGGACCCAAGCATAGCTGTCGGTGAATGTCTACCTTTCtgtctcatcctcctcctcctacacTGCCAACCTCCCGACAGGGACCTGGCACGTGAAGGAACAGCTGAGACGAATGCAGAAAGGGACCCAAGCATAGCTGTCGGTGAATGTCTACCTTTctgtctcctccttctcctcctacaCTGCCAACCTCCCGACAGGGACCTGGCACGTGAAGGAACAGCTGAGACGAATGCAGAAAGGGACCCAAGCATAGCTGTCGGTGAATGTCTACCTTTCtgtctcatcctcctcctcctacacTGCCAACCTCCCGACAGGGACCTGGCACGT contains these protein-coding regions:
- the LOC115099909 gene encoding vitamin D3 hydroxylase-associated protein-like isoform X3, coding for MSPFLLELVADHLLVSVLCCFVTTFLLLRGVGHFRAKLKRDAARKERGEALALMEAAVERFKKQHPEVHSEVLSLSLVELAKKLREGSLSPESALYTYMGKALEVNSELNCLTDFLPECEAQLQHIKEQKEKGLLYGVPISLKDNVGFKGHDSHCGLVHFLGVTDPEDSVVVQVLKKQGAIPFVKTNIPQSMINFDCSNSIFGQTLNPHNNKKTCGGSTGGEAALIAGGGSILGMGTDVLGSIRMPCSFCGVCGIKPSGNRVSGFGCSTPVSGMSSAVMMPGPMARDVDSLALCMKALLCDHMFHLDPSVPPVPFRDEVYASTAPLTIGYYDTDGYFLPPPAVRRAIQETKTLLEQAGHKLVPFTPPQIEYALNELCIRGFFADGASTLTEKFDMDIVDPNLKQQLSLYRLPTFAKRVMSFFMKPLNPRIAGHVNAHCGVSSVKNFWKHNTALKEYCLEFVSEWRKLGLDVLLCPMLGPAFNIGYPGKLFAGFTFTMLYNILNFPCGIVPVTTVTAEDEEEMKHYKGYCNDPWDKELIKCVEGGVGLPITVQCVALRWQEELCLRLMKEVEKVSHMKK
- the LOC115099909 gene encoding vitamin D3 hydroxylase-associated protein-like isoform X2 is translated as MILEGVSQLLPEVLLDLLLFSALCCLVVALLVRRWMDQTQMHLKIERAKVQRAHGLQMMQKQVLWFKEQHPEVHSEVLSLSLVELAKKLREGSLSPESALYTYMGKALEVNSELNCLTDFLPECEAQLQHIKEQKEKGLLYGVPISLKDNVGFKGHDSHCGLVHFLGVTDPEDSVVVQVLKKQGAIPFVKTNIPQSMINFDCSNSIFGQTLNPHNNKKTCGGSTGGEAALIAGGGSILGMGTDVLGSIRMPCSFCGVCGIKPSGNRVSGFGCSTPVSGMSSAVMMPGPMARDVDSLALCMKALLCDHMFHLDPSVPPVPFRDEVYASTAPLTIGYYDTDGYFLPPPAVRRAIQETKTLLEQAGHKLVPFTPPQIEYALNELCIRGFFADGASTLTEKFDMDIVDPNLKQQLSLYRLPTFAKRVMSFFMKPLNPRIAGHVNAHCGVSSVKNFWKHNTALKEYCLEFVSEWRKLGLDVLLCPMLGPAFNIGYPGKLFAGFTFTMLYNILNFPCGIVPVTTVTAEDEEEMKHYKGYCNDPWDKELIKCVEGGVGLPITVQCVALRWQEELCLRLMKEVEKVSHMKK